Proteins from a single region of Thermoanaerobaculia bacterium:
- a CDS encoding MXAN_5187 C-terminal domain-containing protein: MSLEKEFAAFEETITRVGREYDVFLYGTGSRLPAEGRRRLQEMARSLSSQKIDSPADRFRLNSVLGRYNSQVEFWERAVRQKEEGRGRFSRGAAPAPANVPAPASVDHEAARSPDEALFARFLEARRGNGEDVSRLSFEKFREQLARERDALAARTGKTEWEFDVAGDKGRVRLIARPSKGKTA, from the coding sequence ATGTCGCTCGAGAAGGAGTTCGCCGCGTTCGAGGAAACGATCACCCGGGTGGGAAGAGAATACGACGTGTTCCTCTACGGGACCGGCAGCCGCCTCCCCGCCGAGGGCCGCCGCCGCCTGCAGGAGATGGCGCGGTCCCTCTCCTCGCAGAAGATCGATTCCCCCGCCGACCGCTTTCGCCTGAACTCGGTCCTCGGCCGCTACAACAGCCAGGTCGAGTTCTGGGAGCGGGCCGTCCGCCAGAAGGAGGAGGGGCGCGGCCGGTTTTCCCGGGGGGCCGCCCCGGCCCCGGCCAACGTTCCGGCGCCCGCCTCCGTAGACCACGAGGCGGCGCGCTCGCCGGACGAAGCCCTGTTCGCCCGCTTCCTCGAAGCGCGGCGGGGGAACGGGGAGGACGTTTCGCGGCTGAGCTTCGAGAAGTTCCGGGAGCAGCTCGCCAGGGAGCGCGACGCATTGGCCGCTCGGACGGGAAAGACGGAATGGGAGTTCGACGTCGCCGGCGACAAGGGCCGCGTCCGTCTGATCGCCCGCCCATCGAAAGGGAAAACCGCATGA
- a CDS encoding dual specificity protein phosphatase family protein: protein MALRALDFDWVTPALAVGGRFAPSDAARLAREHSIRHVVDLRIEACDDDRVLRRHGIELLHLPTEDVCAIADEMIELGVAWVNERLDRGASVLIHCHHGIGRSALLTLCVLVSRGDEPLEALIRAKDARRVVSPSPEQLAAFARYCSALRERTGAAWDVPAFDALASIAYRHLVEA from the coding sequence ATGGCCCTCCGCGCGCTCGATTTCGACTGGGTGACGCCGGCGCTCGCCGTCGGCGGGCGGTTCGCGCCCTCGGATGCGGCGAGGCTCGCGCGAGAGCACTCCATCCGGCACGTGGTCGACCTCCGCATCGAGGCGTGCGACGACGACCGAGTCCTCCGACGCCACGGGATCGAGCTCCTGCACCTTCCCACCGAAGACGTCTGCGCGATCGCCGACGAGATGATCGAGCTGGGAGTCGCGTGGGTCAACGAGCGGCTCGACCGCGGAGCGAGCGTGCTGATCCATTGCCATCACGGGATCGGACGCAGCGCGCTGCTGACGCTCTGCGTCCTCGTCAGCCGCGGCGACGAGCCTCTCGAGGCGCTGATCCGCGCCAAGGACGCGCGCCGGGTGGTCTCGCCGAGCCCCGAGCAGCTCGCCGCGTTCGCCCGGTACTGCTCGGCGCTCCGCGAACGCACGGGGGCCGCATGGGACGTCCCCGCATTCGACGCGCTGGCCTCGATCGCGTACCGGCATCTGGTCGAGGCCTAG
- the selA gene encoding L-seryl-tRNA(Sec) selenium transferase, whose protein sequence is MTRRRPEAATKAEERPRPARGLPPSIDRILSDHRAAPLIDRFGREAVKAAARTAAKTEGGPDPGAILERCARELAARFAAEAPRVVNATGVLIHTNLGRSPLSARVRAAIAAAAEGYHAVELDLSTGKRGSRGTKTRALAAILVGAEDAHVVNNNAAAVLLALAATAAGREVLVSRGELVAIGGSFKIPEILEASGARLREVGTTNRTKIADFERARSDRTAAVLTVHPSNYEIRGYAARPSFSEIAGFCRRRRLPWIHDHGSGTIADLSPFGIAGQELAGDALKAGADLVAFSGDKLFGGPQAGILAGRRSRVERCRRHPLARALRPDKIALAGVFETIATWLTEGAAGLPLYALAAAPAAALRERAEHLAAAAPRGLHAEAVATRAVFGGGTTPERSIPSAAVAIGGPGRSADEIARALRERDVPIIVRVQSGRALLDLRSVFAEEDETIAAALAVL, encoded by the coding sequence ATGACGCGCCGGCGCCCGGAGGCGGCCACGAAGGCGGAAGAACGCCCGCGCCCGGCTCGCGGACTCCCCCCCTCGATCGACCGCATCCTCTCGGATCACCGGGCGGCTCCGCTCATCGACCGCTTCGGGCGCGAAGCCGTCAAGGCCGCCGCACGCACGGCCGCGAAGACCGAAGGCGGTCCCGATCCCGGAGCGATCCTCGAGCGCTGCGCGCGCGAGCTCGCGGCACGGTTCGCGGCCGAGGCGCCGCGGGTCGTCAACGCGACCGGAGTCCTGATCCACACGAACCTCGGCCGCTCTCCTCTGTCGGCCCGGGTTCGGGCCGCGATCGCCGCGGCCGCGGAGGGATACCACGCGGTCGAGCTCGACCTCTCGACCGGGAAGCGCGGCTCGCGGGGGACGAAGACCCGGGCACTCGCGGCGATCCTCGTCGGCGCCGAAGACGCGCACGTCGTCAACAACAACGCGGCGGCCGTGCTGCTCGCGCTCGCCGCGACGGCCGCCGGCCGCGAGGTCCTCGTCTCCCGCGGGGAGCTCGTCGCGATCGGCGGCTCCTTCAAGATCCCCGAGATCCTCGAGGCCTCGGGCGCCCGCCTGCGCGAGGTCGGGACCACCAACCGCACGAAGATCGCGGATTTCGAGCGCGCCCGCTCGGATCGGACCGCCGCGGTCCTCACGGTGCATCCGTCCAACTACGAGATCCGGGGCTACGCCGCGCGCCCGTCGTTCTCCGAGATCGCGGGGTTCTGCCGCCGCCGGCGCCTTCCGTGGATCCACGACCACGGATCGGGGACGATCGCGGACCTCTCCCCTTTCGGGATCGCCGGCCAGGAGCTCGCCGGCGACGCGTTGAAGGCGGGCGCCGACCTCGTCGCCTTCTCCGGCGACAAGCTCTTCGGCGGGCCGCAAGCGGGGATCCTCGCCGGCCGGCGCTCGCGCGTCGAGCGCTGCCGCCGGCACCCGCTCGCCCGGGCGCTGCGTCCGGACAAGATCGCGCTCGCCGGCGTCTTCGAGACGATCGCGACGTGGCTCACGGAGGGCGCCGCGGGGCTCCCGCTCTACGCGCTCGCCGCGGCGCCCGCGGCGGCGCTCCGCGAGCGCGCGGAACACCTCGCCGCCGCGGCCCCGCGGGGCCTGCACGCGGAGGCCGTCGCCACGCGCGCGGTGTTCGGCGGAGGGACGACCCCGGAACGGTCGATCCCGTCGGCCGCCGTCGCGATCGGCGGCCCCGGCCGAAGCGCCGACGAGATCGCGCGCGCGCTGCGGGAGCGGGACGTCCCGATCATCGTCCGCGTGCAATCCGGGCGCGCGCTGCTCGATCTTCGCTCCGTGTTCGCGGAGGAGGACGAGACGATCGCCGCGGCGCTCGCCGTCCTCTGA
- a CDS encoding tetratricopeptide repeat protein gives MNHRIVSAGLGALLALSATALAQTGVSGQPGVATGLTTTPDASSSPTPYIPPPPTPTETPSEPAPPPTSPYIPPRPTPHPTTPRTSPPSPAAPAPVPSPSGPAAAPEPPPPAPQAEGKRRGASFYTPYLSESDALDRAILDLTEQVREYPDDPGLRNDLGNLLSRRGFAKEARDQYRKAAKLDREFFLADYNEGLLWEKEGKTSSAIKAYERSIKRKPGFPLSRFHLGFLLEKEGRGEAAIEEYAKALRIDPSLRWPARNPLVVQTRLLYRASLANYDRDLAGATLDDDSSFADRAVWERLHPQHPVDTGELESPEEEEAPVAAATGAPTAAPLIGGKAAPARPTDTRRQQLIDRFRRNRAGRPIANPPETVVAPPPAPVAVPPAAIPAPPPEDENAPNPAMQEPPPPVA, from the coding sequence ATGAACCATCGAATCGTTTCCGCGGGGCTCGGCGCGCTCTTGGCGCTCTCCGCGACGGCGCTCGCGCAGACCGGCGTGTCGGGCCAACCGGGCGTTGCGACCGGCCTGACGACGACGCCCGACGCGTCGAGCTCGCCGACGCCCTACATCCCTCCGCCTCCGACGCCGACGGAGACGCCGAGTGAGCCGGCGCCGCCCCCGACGTCGCCCTACATCCCTCCTCGTCCGACGCCGCACCCGACGACCCCGCGAACGAGCCCGCCTTCGCCGGCCGCGCCCGCCCCGGTCCCGTCGCCTTCCGGCCCGGCGGCCGCGCCTGAGCCTCCGCCTCCCGCTCCTCAGGCGGAAGGGAAGCGCCGGGGCGCCTCGTTCTACACCCCCTATCTTTCCGAGAGCGACGCTCTCGACCGCGCGATCCTCGACCTCACCGAGCAGGTCCGGGAGTATCCCGACGACCCGGGCTTGCGAAACGACCTCGGCAACCTCCTCTCCCGCCGTGGGTTCGCGAAGGAGGCGCGCGATCAGTATCGAAAGGCGGCGAAGCTCGATCGTGAGTTCTTCCTCGCCGATTACAACGAGGGCCTCCTCTGGGAGAAGGAGGGGAAGACATCGTCGGCGATCAAGGCGTACGAGCGGTCGATCAAGCGCAAGCCCGGCTTTCCCCTCTCGCGGTTCCACCTCGGCTTCCTTCTCGAGAAGGAAGGACGCGGCGAGGCCGCAATCGAGGAATACGCCAAGGCGCTGCGGATCGATCCGTCGCTGCGGTGGCCGGCGCGCAACCCGCTCGTCGTCCAGACGCGCCTTCTCTACCGCGCGTCGCTGGCCAATTACGACCGTGACCTCGCGGGCGCCACACTCGACGACGATTCGAGCTTCGCCGACCGCGCCGTTTGGGAGCGCCTCCATCCGCAGCATCCGGTCGACACCGGGGAGCTCGAGAGTCCGGAAGAGGAGGAAGCTCCCGTCGCCGCGGCCACCGGTGCGCCGACGGCCGCCCCGCTCATCGGGGGAAAGGCCGCTCCGGCCCGCCCCACGGACACGCGCCGCCAGCAACTGATCGATCGTTTCCGCCGCAATCGCGCCGGACGTCCGATCGCGAATCCGCCGGAGACCGTGGTCGCGCCGCCTCCGGCGCCCGTCGCGGTTCCTCCGGCGGCCATTCCGGCGCCGCCGCCCGAGGACGAGAACGCGCCGAACCCCGCGATGCAGGAGCCGCCGCCACCCGTCGCCTGA